In a genomic window of Vigna angularis cultivar LongXiaoDou No.4 chromosome 6, ASM1680809v1, whole genome shotgun sequence:
- the LOC108342686 gene encoding uncharacterized protein LOC108342686, which produces MADNHMNTVQAKPKLGLEELYQGIPDDSVNLTFQDLPNVISSHHKNTTMPTTEHVSEANKNPTKVPSSSPSPSLSTVPSLDFRKGLEGLNHNHHYQHHDFGHGAGDLSWGHFNHASGSAARAQISRASEYSMSYDGMKSGDSFASGKGGSGRRRRPGIPHSTICTICSNYVYLFRTRCLVCGRVYCRQCVEIGMGEMTEGRKCIECLGLRFSQRYIERAGMVGCCSWRYPSTLKHAELIWAEKGPRRSGDRGYGHHSMASSRPRRSPLSIASTEASFVMSATHSPFSAHYNLPL; this is translated from the exons TCACCTTTCAAGACCTACCCAATGTCATTTCCTCACACCACAAAAACACTACAATGCCCACAACTGAACATGTTTCTGAAGCTAATAAGAACCCCACAAAGGTACCCTCATCTTCACCTTCACCTTCTCTTTCCACTGTGCCTAGCCTTGACTTCAGAAAGGGCTTGGAGGGACTCAACCACAATCATCACTATCAGCATCATGATTTTGGTCACGGAGCTGGTGACTTATCGTGGGGACATTTTAACCACGCAAGTGGTAGTGCTGCAAGGGCTCAAATTAGCAGGGCCAGTGAGTATAGCATGAGCTATGATGGCATGAAGAGTGGTGACAGTTTTGCTTCTGGAAAAGGTGGATCTGGTCGACGAAGGAGGCCAGGGATTCCTCACTCTACTATTTGCACCATTTGCAGTAACTATGTTTATCTTTTCAGAACTAGATGCCTG GTATGTGGCAGGGTTTATTGCAGGCAGTGTGTGGAAATAGGCATGGGAGAAATGACAGAAGGAAGAAAGTGCATTGAGTGTCTTGGATTGAGATTCAGCCAAAG GTACATAGAAAGGGCAGGGATGGTAGGGTGTTGCAGCTGGAGGTATCCAAGCACATTGAAGCATGCAGAGCTAATATGGGCTGAGAAAGGACCAAGGAGGAGTGGTGATAGAGGCTATGGTCACCATAGCATGGCCTCCTCAAGACCTAGAAGGTCTCCTCTTTCCATTGCCAGCACTGAAGCCTCCTTTGTCATGTCTGCAACTCATTCTCCTTTCTCAGCTCATTACAACCTCCCTCTTTGA